The genomic DNA CCTAACTCGTTCACTTACGATAACCTTTATTTTTATTGTTTTCGTTCTTGCGATCACTGTTTCGGGTCTAGTTTTTAAACTCAACTATTCCGGAATTAGAAAATCTTATTTCAATCAAATGAACAATATGAACGAAACTCTCAGCATTTTCACAGAATCCATTTTCGAAGAGGTTCGGTCGGACTCTGAAAAACTTAAAAGTGATCCTTTTTTTATTTCTTTAATTAAAAATCATAAAAAAGACGAGATTCAGAATTTTTTGAAAACACTTTTAGAACGTTCTCCAATATATGAATCCATTTCGCTTATCAAACCGGAAAACCAGTCTTGGAAAGTTATAGCGGGAACCGAAACTCTAAATCAAAATACAGATTCTATTTTAAAGGACTTTCAACTCCCTGTAGTTTTAGAAACAATTTCTAAACATAAAACCTTCTTTATTAAACCTATCTCTTCTCCTATTTCTGGAACTCCGATCCTTTTAATTTTGGAAACAGTTTTTGAAAACTCAAACCTTTTCATAGCGTATTCTCTCAAAATAACCGACCTTACTCAAAAAATCATCGGTTCTATTCAGATCGGGAAATCTGGTCATATAGGCCTTATGGATCATGAAGAAATAGTAATCAATCATATTAACTCTTCATTATATTTAAAAAAACTTAAAAACATTCCTTTTTACGAACAAGTTAAAAATTATAATTATGACGTTCCAATTCGGTTTCTTTCTGACGGAAAATATAGATATATGATTTTTCATAAAAATAAAAAATACAATTTTATCACGTTTACTTCGATCGAAAACGAAGAGATCGCAGGAGAAGCGATCATCTGTGTTTACGTTATGACCGGGATTTCTTTTTTTGGTCTTTCTTTTATTGGAATTCTGGTCTATCTGATCCTTAAAAAAAGAATTCGCCCTTTGGAAGAGAGTAGAAAAGTTTTAGAATCTATGACAGAAGGAGATCTCACCAAAGGACTTCAAGTTTTTTCAATGGATGAAATCGGAGAAATGAGCATTTCGATCAACCTGTTTAATAAAAAAGTGAAAAAGATTTTAAATAAAATTATTACCGCATCCGAAAATCTTGCAGGCTCTTCCGACGAGATGTCCAGAGCTCTGAATTTTATCTCTGCAAACACTCAAAACCAGGCGGCTTCTTCGGAGGAAATTTCTTCTTCGATCGAAGAGATAGTCGCCGGTATGAACGGAGTGGAAATCCAAACCAACGAGCAGGTATCCTTATTGAATCAACTCGCTTCCGATATGAATCAATTTTCAGATTCGATTCATAAAATTTCGCATAACATGGAAAAGACGATGTCGGAGGTGGAAAGAATTACGGAAGAAGCGAAAAAAGGAGGAAATTCCTTAGAACTGACCAATCATTCGATCACTAAGATCAGTAATAGTTCGGAGGATATTTCAGGAGTTATAGAAATCATCAATACGATTTCGGAACAGATTCATCTTCTGGCGTTGAATGCGGCGATTGAAGCGGCAAGAGCCGGTAACGCGGGTAGAGGTTTTGCCGTCGTAGCGGATGAAATTTCTAAACTCGCCGATAAGACTACAAACAGTATTAAAGATATTGAACGTATTATTAAAAATAATGAAACCGAAATCGGAGCCGGAATTCAAAATATCACAGATACGGTCAACGTCATTAGCGGTATCATAGAAGGGATTTCCGAAATCAACCACCAAAT from Leptospira kirschneri serovar Cynopteri str. 3522 CT includes the following:
- a CDS encoding methyl-accepting chemotaxis protein is translated as MNNNITNSIRKFILHFILVTEVVGFTLTIGIAIVFFTTFLEMDSDQLKIAIRITLTTAVFTVMFAIFSDTYRLRPIHKYLFMLEKGITDKQIALNAQKSIFRIPFFHSIDIGLRIIVTAFVVIYLLSQFIILETADYYNLGSLTLIMCLLVGVYTFFASEQLTSNLIKSGVFDHINISSLSKVRLTRSLTITFIFIVFVLAITVSGLVFKLNYSGIRKSYFNQMNNMNETLSIFTESIFEEVRSDSEKLKSDPFFISLIKNHKKDEIQNFLKTLLERSPIYESISLIKPENQSWKVIAGTETLNQNTDSILKDFQLPVVLETISKHKTFFIKPISSPISGTPILLILETVFENSNLFIAYSLKITDLTQKIIGSIQIGKSGHIGLMDHEEIVINHINSSLYLKKLKNIPFYEQVKNYNYDVPIRFLSDGKYRYMIFHKNKKYNFITFTSIENEEIAGEAIICVYVMTGISFFGLSFIGILVYLILKKRIRPLEESRKVLESMTEGDLTKGLQVFSMDEIGEMSISINLFNKKVKKILNKIITASENLAGSSDEMSRALNFISANTQNQAASSEEISSSIEEIVAGMNGVEIQTNEQVSLLNQLASDMNQFSDSIHKISHNMEKTMSEVERITEEAKKGGNSLELTNHSITKISNSSEDISGVIEIINTISEQIHLLALNAAIEAARAGNAGRGFAVVADEISKLADKTTNSIKDIERIIKNNETEIGAGIQNITDTVNVISGIIEGISEINHQMKVVNQFMENQLSKNDQMNLTAKEVKDRADVIQISVQEQKNAIEEISKTTATINELNQSSAASSEELSSNSMGLAKLAEDLKHEVVFFKL